A region of Channa argus isolate prfri chromosome 8, Channa argus male v1.0, whole genome shotgun sequence DNA encodes the following proteins:
- the crb1 gene encoding protein crumbs homolog 1 isoform X5, which produces MWTPAPWIWGILFLGAGSLCQEVINPCDPSPCQNGGRCESHVRGYICHCPPQTLDGLLYGGVNCDVHLVGCEGHECQNQGSCSPFLLDETHGYTCSCPPGYTGPLCKTPTTFSFERRGYLLLQSPLVEAEVSCNITLSFQTVLPRALLFQRNSKGLLLSLELEEGQLRLTLRKEASAGAAAESPICVLEIPHNVTDGKWHSVEAVLANWMLSLKLSDDAGRCGRKSCHKAAPVQSTLAVPVSPPQNTFIGGVLHDSNGPTDSPLPAFIGCMRDVFVDWQLVVPEEWLRDSAVNVSPGCSHRDRCLDVPCQNKGQCVNLWQSYQCLCPRPYEGQDCAEEYVTARFGNEDSHSYAAFTVTDDLGHNFSISLFLRTRRPNGLLLGLGNSSSLYLHISLQDGKVTVHLNNYETLRAGSAIDDGEVHFVSVEVAEDRVMLYVAAEKQGDVEVRTVNVQAGDTVFVGGLLETRMTSVHGGYFKGCIQDLRINDRRLQFFGLDTSVRSYHLELMENVTSGCSGDNACGWNPCLNGGMCFSMWDDFTCTCPPSTAGRRCEEVRWCELSPCPTDSWCRMLNGGYECYANATFLNDSTVLSYRGNGHIFRNLTDLSLNLRTRRRNAAILHAEKGSAFITLSVQDGFLFIELQSPSSDDSEEEERQEAVSTVSLSSRRIVSDGEWHNVHLFMATPWAETSQWTVVLDEEIEEARTSRSHGGNLDFLRDGVDIFLGGLSPDTGWTLVGCLSTVELGGIALSYFSSSDVNFPRLQEERFIQTSVNVPLLGCSGAPACEPNPCLNGGECQDLFNTYNCTCAEGWAGRRCDFNINTCASNPCIHGNCSVNGLTYVCACEVGYAGVDCEQEVDVCENHLCAHGGTCLHGPESYACLCPENYTGPLCSERVEEIPWYIVVKNVRRPKLPVSVCGDDTRNYTCFNGGNCTDRELSCDCPPGFTGHRCEQEVDECKSNPCQNGGYCRNLLNKFVCVCDMSYAGDMCQTDMKHAPHSSRLAAVLAPCLVGLAIVGMLGLALAVAKLREKRQTEEGLGLRQLEAPGGHNPPAELENTSISTLAARVERLV; this is translated from the exons ATGTGGACACCTGCACCATGGATTTGGGGAATTTTGTTTCTTGGAGCAG GTTCCCTCTGCCAGGAGGTGATAAACCCCTGTGACCCCAGTCCATGCCAGAATGGGGGCAGGTGTGAGAGCCATGTTAGAGGCTACATTTGCCACTGCCCCCCACAGACTCTTGATGGGCTCCTCTATGGAGGTGTAAACTGTGATGTTCATCTTGTGGGCTGCGAAGGTCACGAATGCCAGAACCAAGGCTCTTGTTCTCCTTTCCTGTTGGATGAGACTCATGGCTACACCTGCTCCTGCCCACCTGGATACACCGGGCCCCTCTGCAAGACTCCCACCACCTTCTCCTTCGAACGCAGGGGCTACCTGCTGCTTCAGAGTCCCCTGGTGGAGGCCGAGGTCTCTTGCAACATCACCCTCAGCTTCCAGACTGTTCTGCCCAGAGCGCTATTATTCCAGCGGAATAGCAAGGGCCTACTGCTGAGCCTGGAGCTGGAGGAAGGGCAACTTCGTCTCACACTGAGGAAGGAGGCCTCTGCTGGGGCTGCAGCTGAGAGCCCCATTTGTGTTTTGGAGATTCCTCACAATGTCACAGACGGGAAGTGGCATTCTGTAGAGGCTGTGCTTGCAAACTGGATGCTCAGCCTGAAGCTCTCAGATGATGCCGGGAGATGTGGGAGAAAGTCGTGCCACAAAGCGGCCCCAGTCCAAAGCACCCTAGCTGTGCCAGTGTCGCCTCCTCAGAACACATTTATTGGAGGAGTGCTTCACGACTCAAATGGCCCCACTGACTCTCCACTTCCAGCTTTCATTGGCTGCATGCGGGATGTGTTTGTGGACTGGCAGCTCGTGGTCCCTGAGGAATGGCTGAGGGACTCTGCTGTGAATGTGTCTCCTGGCTGCAGCCATAGAGACCGCTGCCTAGATGTGCCTTGCCAAAACAAAGGACAGTGTGTCAACCTCTGGCAGAGCTATCAGTGCCTGTGTCCAAGACCCTATGAGGGACAGGACTGTGCAGAGG AATATGTGACTGCACGCTTTGGGAATGAGGACTCACACAGTTATGCTGCATTCACTGTCACCGACGATCTGGGTCACAActtctccatctccctcttCCTACGCACACGGAGGCCCAATGGACTCCTACTTGGACttggcaacagcagcagcctgtACCTGCACATTTCACTGCAGGATGGCAAAGTCACAGTTCACCTCAATAACTATGAGACCCTGAGAGCGGGCAGTGCAATTGATGACGGGGAGGTCCACTTTGTGAGTGTGGAAGTAGCTGAGGATCGTGTGATGCTCTATGTAGCAGCTGAGAAGCAAGGTGATGTGGAGGTCAGGACAGTCAATGTCCAAGCAGGAGACACTGTGTTTGTGGGCGGTCTGCTGGAGACGAGGATGACTTCAGTGCATGGTGGATACTTCAAAGGCTGTATTCAGGACCTGAGGATCAATGACAGAAGACTACAATTTTTTGGGCTCGACACCTCAGTGAGATCATATCATCTGGAGCTCATGGAAAATGTGACTTCTGGGTGCTCAGGGGACAATGCCTGCGGT TGGAATCCGTGTCTCAATGGGGGGATGTGCTTCTCCATGTGGGATGACTTCACCTGTACCTGCCCCCCCAGCACAGCAGGGCGCCGGTGTGAGGAGGTCAGGTGGTGCGAGCTGTCACCTTGCCCCACAGACTCATGGTGCAGGATGCTAAACGGCGGATATGAAT GCTACGCCAATGCAACCTTCCTGAATGACAGCACTGTGTTGTCCTACCGAGGAAATGGCCACATATTCCGCAATCTAACCGACCTTTCTCTAAACCTGCGCACACGAAGGCGTAACGCAGCTATCCTTCATGCAGAGAAGGGCTCGGCATTCATCACGCTCTCCGTCCAGGATGGTTTCCTCTTCATAGAGCTTCAGAGCCCCTCTTCAGATGAcagcgaggaggaggagagacaggagGCTGTGTCCACAGTCAGCCTCAGCAGCCGGAGGATTGTCAGTGATGGTGAGTGGCACAATGTCCACCTGTTTATGGCAACGCCGTGGGCAGAAACCTCCCAGTGGACAGTAGTGCTGGATGAAGAGATTGAAGAAGCCAGGACTTCGAGGAGCCACGGAGGCAACTTGGACTTCCTTAGGGATGGGGTGGACATCTTTCTAGGGGGTCTGTCCCCTGATACTGGGTGGACCCTTGTTGGGTGTCTGAGTACTGTGGAGCTGGGTGGCATTGCTCTGTCTTACTTCAGCTCCTCTGATGTGAACTTCCCACGCCTACAGGAGGAGCGGTTTATCCAGACGTCGGTGAATGTACCGCTCCTCGGCTGCAGTGGAGCCCCCGCGTGTGAGCCCAACCCCTGCCTGAACGGAGGTGAGTGCCAGGACCTCTTCAACACCTACAACTGCACCTGCGCTGAGGGCTGGGCTGGGAGACGCTGCGACTTCAACATCAACACTTGCGCTTCCAATCCCTGCATCCACGGCAACTGTAGCGTAAATGGCCTCACCTACGTGTGCGCCTGTGAAGTTGGCTATGCAGGCGTGGACTGTGAGCAGGAGGTGGATGTGTGCGAAAACCACCTGTGTGCCCATGGAGGCACCTGTCTGCATGGGCCAGAGAGTTACGCCTGCCTCTGCCCTGAGAACTACACTGGACCCCTCTGCAG TGAACGTGTTGAAGAAATTCCATGGTACATTGTTGTCAAAAATGT CAGACGGCCCAAGCTGCCAGTTTCTGTGTGTGGCGATGACACCAGAAACTACACCTGCTTCAATGGAGGCAACTGCACAGACAGAGAGCTCTCTTGTGACTGTCCACCAGGCTTCACTGGGCACCG gtgtgAACAGGAGGTGGACGAGTGCAAGTCCAACCCCTGTCAGAATGGCGGCTATTGCCGCAACCTCCTCAACAAGTTCGTCTGCGTGTGCGACATGAGCTACGCCGGAGACATGTGCCAGACGGAC ATGAAGCATGCTCCGCACAGCTCACGGTTGGCTGCTGTACTGGCACCGTGTCTGGTTGGGTTGGCGATAGTGGGGATGCTGGGGCTGGCGCTGGCTGTAGCCAAACTGCGAGAGAAGCGGCAGACGGAGGAAGGTCTCGGTCTGCGGCAACTCGAGGCTCCTGGTGGTCACAACCCACCTGCTGAGCTGGAAAACACATCCATCAGCACTTTGGCAGCACGTGTGGAGCGCCTGGTGTAG